The Pyrus communis chromosome 9, drPyrComm1.1, whole genome shotgun sequence genome has a segment encoding these proteins:
- the LOC137745641 gene encoding transcription factor bHLH140-like: MNALKDGKSVFIDRCNVEKEQGDEFVKLRGSSQVDVHAVVLDLPAKLCILRYVKRTGHEGNVQGRKAVVIVNRMLQNKELPKLSEGFARITCCQSQSDVQSVVDAYSGLRPLDTLPNGYFGQKNPGVKIQLGIMKFLKKTDGPANTESTSKSVPDSNASQITEEKETSLKGTGSLSEKSGKESKEGEELVVGSVGGDGSLNDASTLAFPSISTADFQFDLAKASDIIVEKVKEFRNKLGNSRLVLVELSH, from the coding sequence ATGAATGCGTTGAAGGATGGGAAGAGTGTGTTTATAGATAGGTGTAATGTAGAGAAAGAACAAGGGGATGAATTTGTGAAGCTTCGTGGTAGTTCCCAAGTTGATGTTCATGCTGTGGTGCTTGATCTTCCTGCCAAGCTTTGTATATTGCGGTATGTGAAGCGAACTGGCCATGAAGGAAACGTGCAAGGCAGGAAAGCTGTGGTGATTGTGAATAGAATGCTGCAGAACAAAGAACTGCCTAAGCTGAGTGAAGGGTTTGCTAGAATTACTTGTTGCCAGAGTCAGAGTGATGTTCAATCTGTGGTTGATGCATATAGTGGACTTCGTCCGTTGGATACACTTCCCAATGGTTATTTTGGTCAGAAGAACCCCGGTGTAAAAATTCAACTAGGTATAATGAAGTTCTTAAAGAAAACAGATGGTCCTGCCAATACTGAATCAACTTCAAAGAGTGTACCGGATTCTAATGCTTCTCAAATTACTGAAGAAAAGGAAACCTCTTTGAAAGGAACAGGTTCACTTTCTGAAAAATCTGGTAAGGAGTCAAAGGAAGGTGAAGAGCTAGTTGTAGGCTCTGTTGGTGGTGATGGTTCTCTAAACGATGCTTCCACTCTGGCATTTCCTTCCATTTCAACAGCAGACTTTCAATTTGACCTTGCAAAGGCATCTGATATTATTGTTGAGAAAGTTAAAGAATTTAGAAATAAGCTTGGAAATTCTAGACTTGTTTTAGTGGAATTGAGTCATTAA
- the LOC137745638 gene encoding receptor-like protein 7 — protein MKTPLLSWLFLLRICYVSLTFHTFVVSSQCPGDQQSLLLQLKNSLVFDTATSKKLVKWKNGSDYCSWEGVSCKKGCVSNLDLSSEAISGGLDNSSSLFGLKSIENLNLAFNFFNYTQIPSEFKQLTGLTNLNLSNAGFAGQVPIEISHLTRLVTLDLSTLYFPGTPSLNLENPKLNVLLANFSELVELYLDGVNISAQGTEWCQAISSSLPKLRVLSLFTCSLSGPIDSSLLKLQSLSVIRIGNNDLCIKVPEFFSNFPNLTSLRIANSGLHGAFPKKIFQVPTLQAIDLSGNPQLQGSLPEFPKNGSLRSLVLNGANFSGQLLPNSIGNLKFLSRIDIANCSFTGSIPRSVEDLTQLVYLDYSANKFNGSVPSFSMAKNLTLIDLSDNQLKGQINSLQWENLINLVNLNLRHNLLDGTIPSSLFSLPLLQKLQLCNNQFSGLLLEFANNSVLDTLDLSSNKLEGSIPMSILKVRRLKFLSLSSNNFTGTFLLNDIQQLRDLSNLDLSFNSLSINYNDINSSPSSFPKFAQLQLASCNLRRIPGFLRNQSTLSTLDLSQNQIHGEIPNWIWRLNNLVQLNLSCNSLVTLEGPFLDLPSYLSVLDLHSNQLQGPIPMFPPSATYLDYSRNNFSSSIPADIGDFLMYTVFFSLSSNKFQGSIPESMCKVPYLQVLDLSNNSLSGMIPQCLTAWSPGVLNLMTNNLTGAIADNFPSSCSLKTLDLYGNQIEGKFPESLGNCKLLEVLNLGKNQISGTFPRSLNKMPALRVFILRSNKFYGRIGCPKTYGSWPMLQIIDLAHNNFSGQILGRCLKTWQAMMADEGAGLSKLNHIQFQVLQFSRIYYEDKVFVTTKGLERELVKILTIFTSIDFSGNKFTGSIPVEMGELKSLYVLNLSSNALTGEIPSSLGNLRHVESLDLSNNSLSGKIPSQLTKLTFLSFLNLSNNELTGRIPTSTQIQTFSVDSFAGNKGLHGPPLDDGSARLSPTLEGKHSNSAHGIDWDLIGAEVGFIVGFGVAVVSLVLCKRWSKWYYKTMYKILVKIFPQLEDRIGPHRRHVHINQRFGR, from the coding sequence ATGAAAACTCCTCTGCTTTCATGGCTTTTCTTACTCCGCATTTGCTATGTTTCACTCACCTTCCATACGTTTGTGGTTTCTAGCCAATGTCCCGGGGATCAGCAATCTTTGTTGCTACAATTGAAGAACAGCCTCGTATTTGACACTGCAACATCTAAAAAACTTGTGAAGTGGAAGAATGGATCGGATTACTGCTCTTGGGAAGGAGTGTCCTGCAAAAAGGGTTGTGTTTCGAATTTGGACTTGAGCAGCGAGGCGATTAGTGGTGGACTTGATAATTCCAGTTCTCTTTTCGGTCTGAAGTCAATCGAGAACCTCAATTTGgctttcaacttcttcaactacactCAGATTCCTTCCGAGTTCAAGCAGCTAACAGGTTTGACCAATCTGAACTTGTCGAATGCTGGCTTTGCAGGGCAGGTTCCGATTGAGATTTCGCACTTGACGAGGTTGGTAACACTTGATTTGTCTACCCTTTATTTCCCCGGAACTCCTTCGTTGAATCTAGAGAATCCGAAATTGAATGTGCTGCTTGCGAACTTTTCTGAGCTTGTTGAACTTtatcttgatggtgtgaataTATCAGCACAGGGGACCGAGTGGTGCCAAGCGATATCATCTTCATTGCCAAAATTGAGGGTGTTGAGCTTGTTCACTTGTAGTCTCTCAGGCCCTATTGATAGTTCACTACTGAAGCTTCAATCTCTCTCAGTTATTCGTATTGGGAACAACGATCTGTGTATTAAAGTTCCGGAGTTCTTCTCGAATTTCCCGAATTTGACTTCCTTACGAATCGCGAATTCTGGATTACATGGTGCATTCCCGAAGAAGATCTTCCAGGTACCTACACTGCAGGCTATTGATTTATCTGGTAATCCGCAGCTTCAAGGTTCCTTACCAGAATTTCCGAAGAATGGATCTCTTCGATCCCTGGTTCTCAATGGGGCAAATTTTTCAGGCCAATTGCTTCCAAACTCAATTGGGAACCTCAAGTTCCTGTCCAGAATAGATATTGCAAATTGCAGTTTCACTGGATCAATTCCGAGATCAGTGGAAGACCTTACGCAGTTGGTTTATCTGGACTACTCGGCGAACAAGTTCAATGGTTCAGTTCCATCCTTCAGTATGGCCAAGAATCTGACCCTAATAGATCTTTCTGACAATCAGCTAAAGGGTCAGATTAATTCCTTGCAGTGGGAAAACCTGATTAATCTGGTGAATCTCAACTTGCGACACAATCTACTTGATGGGACTATTCCGTCATCTCTGTTTTCTCTGCCCTTGCTGCAGAAACTACAGCTTTGTAACAATCAATTCTCTGGTCTGTTGCTTGAATTTGCTAATAACTCGGTACTGGACACCCTTGATTTGAGTAGCAACAAATTGGAAGGGTCAATTCCCATGTCTATCTTGAAAGTCCGACGGCTTAAGTTTCTCTCACTTTCTTCAAACAACTTCACGGGCACTTTCCTTTTGAATGATATTCAGCAGCTAAGAGATCTTTCGAATCTTGATCTTTCTTTCAATAGCTTGTCTATTAATTACAATGACATTAATTCCTCTCCTtcttcatttccaaaatttgcCCAATTGCAGTTAGCTTCTTGCAATTTGAGAAGAATCCCAGGTTTCTTGAGAAATCAATCAACATTAAGCACTTTGGACCTATCACAAAACCAGATTCATGGTGAGATACCCAACTGGATTTGGAGGCTCAATAATCTTGTTCAACTAAATCTTTCTTGCAACTCTTTGGTAACTCTAGAAGGTCCTTTCCTCGATCTTCCTTCTTATTTGAGTGTGCTTGACCTTCATTCCAACCAGCTTCAGGGACCAATTCCAATGTTTCCACCATCTGCCACTTATCTGGATTACTCAAGAAATAATTTCAGCTCAAGCATTCCTGCCGACATTGGTGATTTCCTTATGTACACTGTGTTCTTCTCTTTGTCAAGCAATAAGTTCCAAGGCAGTATTCCAGAATCAATGTGCAAGGTGCCATATCTTCAAGTTCTTGATCTGTCCAATAATTCCTTAAGTGGCATGATTCCCCAGTGCTTAACTGCATGGTCGCCTGGAGTACTTAATTTAATGACAAACAACCTTACTGGTGCTATTGCTGATAATTTTCCTTCATCTTGTAGTTTGAAAACGCTAGACCTGTATGGAAATCAGATAGAAGGCAAATTTCCAGAATCTCTAGGCAATTGCAAACTGCTAGAGGTGTTGAACCTTGGAAAAAATCAGATCAGTGGTACTTTTCCACGCTCGTTAAACAAAATGCCCGCATTGCGTGTCTTTATTTTGCGATCGAATAAATTTTATGGGCGCATTGGATGTCCTAAGACCTATGGAAGCTGGCCAATGCTTCAAATTATTGACCTAGCTCACAACAATTTCAGTGGTCAAATACTCGGAAGATGCTTGAAAACCTGGCAGGCGATGATGGCTGACGAAGGTGCTGGCCTATCAAAGCTCAACCATATCCAATTTCAAGTCCTACAATTTTCTCGGATATATTACGAGGATAAAGTATTTGTTACAACCAAAGGTCTGGAAAGGGAGCTGGTGAAGATTTTAACTATCTTCACCTCAATTGACTTCTCGGGGAACAAATTTACCGGATCAATACCTGTGGAAATGGGAGAACTCAAATCGCTATATGTCCTCAACTTGTCTAGTAATGCTCTAACAGGTGAAATCCCATCATCTTTGGGCAACTTACGACACGTTGAGTCCTTAGACTTGTCGAACAACAGCCTTAGCGGGAAAATTCCATCACAGCTCACAAAGCTCACGTTCCTTTCATTCTTGAATCTCTCAAACAATGAACTGACCGGAAGGATCCCAACCAGCACTCAGATTCAGACTTTTTCAGTAGATTCTTTCGCAGGCAATAAAGGATTACATGGGCCACCGTTAGATGACGGATCAGCAAGGTTGTCACCAACATTAGAAGGCAAACATTCTAATTCTGCGCACGGAATTGATTGGGATCTGATTGGTGCTGAAGTTGGATTTATTGTTGGCTTTGGAGTTGCGGTCGTGTCACTTGTGTTGTGCAAGAGATGGAGTAAATGGTATTACAAAACAATGTATAAAATCCTTGTTAAGATATTTCCTCAGCTTGAAGATAGAATTGGTCCTCACCGAAGACATGTCCACATAAATCAAAGGTTCGGACGCTGA